A window from Candidatus Nealsonbacteria bacterium encodes these proteins:
- the metG gene encoding methionine--tRNA ligase, which produces MNKRIFIGLAWPYASGSLHLGHISALLGGDILARYHRLNNDKVLLVSGSDCYGTPIAVEAAGQGVEPSEIADRYHQEFKDTLINGLKFSYDIYTRTTTDHHAKVVQGLFLDLYKKGYLYTKTEKALYSPFLGRFLPDRFVEGKCPKCGYSDARGDQCDNCGSLLAPLELKNPRINPKILQQQKKLRNDDFRLEVRQSEHFYFKLSSFGEKLQQWTEERSDSWRTNARTLTKGLLKQGLRDRAITRDTDWGVSIPLAGYENKRIYVWFEAVTGYLSASKLWAKEKGQADEWKEFWLNDDAVHYYFHGKDNIPFHTIIWPAILLAQGNLHTPDRIVSSEHLTLEGKQFSKSRSWAIWLPDFLEAFDPETLRFFLTVNGPETSDANFVWTEYAQLVNGELIATFGNLVNRVLSFSQKEFPNGLRLAVSLDQDSGKLLGLTERSFQKIGGLIEKGKFRLAWMEIRNVAEHGNRFVDKKAPWNKVKDKAKRDELETDLAVLSHTIQSLAILVNPFLPVTSERILGFFGVNQDKIRWKYPEPQKTQRINHLRPLYQKIEESEIEKQKELLNKSRDRVNTG; this is translated from the coding sequence GCCATACGCCAGCGGGTCGCTTCATCTTGGACACATCTCAGCGCTTTTAGGCGGCGATATTCTTGCCCGTTACCATCGCTTAAACAATGATAAGGTGCTCCTTGTTTCTGGAAGTGATTGTTATGGAACCCCCATTGCGGTTGAAGCTGCTGGACAGGGCGTTGAGCCAAGCGAAATTGCCGATAGATATCATCAAGAATTTAAAGACACACTTATTAATGGTCTTAAATTCTCTTATGATATCTATACCCGGACAACAACTGACCATCACGCCAAGGTTGTCCAAGGACTCTTTCTTGATTTGTATAAGAAGGGGTATCTTTATACAAAAACAGAAAAGGCATTGTATTCCCCGTTTTTAGGGCGGTTTTTGCCGGATCGGTTTGTCGAAGGCAAATGTCCTAAATGTGGTTATTCGGACGCTCGTGGCGATCAGTGTGACAACTGTGGTTCACTTCTTGCTCCCCTTGAACTTAAAAATCCTCGCATCAATCCGAAGATTTTACAACAACAAAAAAAGCTTAGAAATGACGATTTTCGCTTAGAAGTTCGTCAATCTGAACATTTCTATTTTAAGCTGTCGTCCTTTGGAGAAAAACTTCAGCAATGGACAGAAGAAAGAAGCGACTCGTGGCGCACCAATGCGCGAACTCTTACCAAGGGCTTGCTTAAGCAAGGTCTTCGTGATCGGGCAATCACTCGTGATACTGATTGGGGTGTATCAATACCGCTGGCTGGTTACGAAAACAAACGGATTTATGTCTGGTTTGAAGCGGTAACTGGTTATCTCTCTGCCAGCAAACTCTGGGCTAAAGAGAAAGGTCAAGCCGATGAGTGGAAGGAGTTCTGGTTAAATGATGATGCTGTGCATTATTATTTTCATGGAAAGGATAACATTCCATTCCATACCATAATTTGGCCAGCCATTCTTTTAGCACAAGGTAATCTCCATACGCCAGACCGTATTGTTTCCTCAGAGCATTTAACCCTTGAAGGGAAACAATTCTCTAAAAGCCGATCTTGGGCAATTTGGCTTCCAGATTTTCTTGAGGCGTTTGACCCAGAAACTCTACGTTTTTTCCTGACTGTAAACGGCCCGGAAACCAGCGACGCTAACTTTGTTTGGACCGAATATGCCCAATTAGTTAACGGCGAACTAATCGCAACATTTGGCAACCTGGTGAACAGGGTGCTCTCTTTTAGCCAAAAGGAGTTTCCAAACGGACTTCGGTTGGCTGTTTCTCTTGATCAAGATTCAGGGAAACTTTTAGGTCTAACCGAGAGGTCTTTCCAGAAAATTGGAGGGCTGATTGAAAAAGGGAAATTTCGATTAGCCTGGATGGAAATTCGGAATGTTGCTGAGCACGGCAATCGTTTTGTAGACAAAAAAGCTCCCTGGAACAAGGTTAAAGACAAAGCAAAACGAGATGAACTTGAAACAGACCTTGCTGTGCTTAGCCATACGATTCAAAGCTTGGCTATTTTAGTCAATCCGTTTCTTCCTGTCACATCAGAACGGATTCTTGGTTTCTTTGGGGTAAATCAGGATAAAATTAGATGGAAATACCCTGAGCCACAGAAAACGCAAAGGATTAACCACCTGAGGCCGCTCTATCAGAAGATAGAGGAATCTGAGATTGAAAAGCAAAAAGAGTTGCTCAATAAATCCAGAGATAGGGTTAATACTGGTTAA
- the rsmH gene encoding 16S rRNA (cytosine(1402)-N(4))-methyltransferase RsmH, which translates to MGYKSEHIPVMPNEVVEFLKPKKNGIYIDATLGDGGHTRLIASLLGPNGKIIGIDQDIEAIKRAKNRLAEYENKIFYAYGNFRELDNILDKLAVKEVDGILFDLGISTYQLETPNRGFSFSEKNENLNALLDMRMDLSQKLTAYDVINEYPEDRLRDILFKLGEESYARSIAKRIVLERKVKPIKTTNDLLAIIRKSTPPKYRFGRIKGHYASKVFRAIRMEVNQELPALKEAIPKAVAALKNGGRLVIISFHSLEDRIVKRMFKDMSLIAENKKPTVRLLTKKPVMAGSSEIEKNPKSDSAKLRAVEKLSI; encoded by the coding sequence ATGGGATACAAATCCGAACATATTCCGGTGATGCCCAATGAGGTTGTTGAGTTTCTTAAACCCAAGAAAAACGGTATTTACATAGACGCTACTTTGGGAGATGGAGGACATACCAGGTTGATTGCTTCTTTATTGGGACCAAATGGCAAGATTATCGGCATAGACCAAGATATTGAAGCCATAAAAAGAGCTAAAAATAGATTAGCCGAATATGAAAATAAAATTTTTTACGCCTATGGCAACTTTAGAGAATTAGATAATATTCTTGATAAGTTAGCTGTTAAGGAAGTAGATGGTATTTTATTTGACTTGGGTATTTCAACTTATCAATTAGAAACCCCGAATAGGGGTTTTAGTTTTAGCGAAAAAAACGAAAATCTCAATGCTCTTTTGGATATGAGAATGGACCTTTCTCAGAAATTAACGGCATACGACGTTATTAATGAGTATCCGGAAGATAGATTAAGAGATATTTTATTTAAACTGGGAGAAGAATCTTATGCCCGAAGTATTGCCAAACGTATAGTTTTGGAAAGAAAAGTAAAACCAATAAAAACAACAAACGATTTATTAGCGATAATCCGCAAATCAACGCCTCCGAAATATCGCTTTGGCAGAATCAAAGGTCATTATGCCAGTAAGGTTTTCCGTGCCATTAGAATGGAAGTGAATCAGGAATTGCCCGCCCTAAAAGAAGCGATTCCCAAAGCCGTAGCCGCGCTAAAAAATGGCGGCAGATTAGTAATTATATCATTTCATTCTCTTGAAGACAGAATAGTTAAAAGAATGTTCAAGGATATGTCGTTAATAGCGGAAAATAAAAAACCAACAGTCAGATTATTGACTAAAAAACCGGTTATGGCCGGCTCTTCGGAAATTGAGAAAAACCCAAAATCAGATAGCGCTAAACTCCGCGCCGTAGAGAAACTATCAATTTAA